A single Equus quagga isolate Etosha38 chromosome 8, UCLA_HA_Equagga_1.0, whole genome shotgun sequence DNA region contains:
- the LOC124243409 gene encoding olfactory receptor-like protein OLF3 produces the protein MDQENKTQIWVREFILLGLSSDWGTQVSLFVLILAMYVVTTVGNVLILALIRLDSRLHTPMYFFLSVLSFVDLCYSNSFAPQMLAHFLSAQKSIPFHSCVLQFYVSLALGGSEFFLLGAMAYDRYVAVCHPLHYAAIMHGGLCLGLAAGCLVAGFMNSLMETIITFRLPLCHKVINHFACETLAVLRLACVDISFNKVMVAISGFLLIMLPCSLVLFSYGRIVAAILRIHSTQGRRKAFGTCASHLTVVCMCFGAAIFTYLRPQSASSMEEEKMVALFYSVVAPMLNPLIYSLRNKEVMAALQKVSEKFRDKG, from the coding sequence ATGGACcaggaaaataaaacccagatATGGGTGAGAGAGTTCATTCTGCTGGGGCTGTCCAGTGACTGGGGGACTCAGGTCTCCCTCTTTGTCCTGATCCTGGCCATGTACGTGGTGACTACTGTGGGAAATGTCCTCATTCTTGCCCTGATCAGACTGGACAGCAGGCTTCAtacccccatgtacttcttccttagTGTTTTATCCTTTGTGGACCTTTGCTATTCAAACAGCTTTGCCCCACAAATGCTGGCCCACTTTCTCTCAGCTCAGAAGTCCATCCCATTCCACAGTTGTGTGCTCCAGTTCTACGTGTCCCTGGCATTGGGTGGGTCTGAGTTCTTCTTGCTGGGagccatggcctatgaccgctatgtggcggTGTGCCACCCACTTCACTATGCAGCCATCATGCATGGAGGACTGTGCCTGGGGCTGGCTGCCGGCTGCTTGGTGGCTGGTTTCATGAATTCACTAATGGAAACAATCATCACCTTCCGGCTTCCTCTGTGTCACAAAGTTATCAATCACTTTGCCTGTGAGACCCTAGCAGTGCTACGGCTAGCCTGTGTGGACATCTCCTTCAACAAGGTCATGGTGGCCATCTCAGGATTTCTGCTGATCATGCTTCCCTGTTCTCTGGTCCTCTTCTCCTACGGTCGTATCGTTGCTGCCATTCTGCGCATTCACTCTACTCAGGGACGCCGCAAAGCATTTGGGACTTGTGCCTCCCACCTCACTGTGGTTTGTATGTGCTTTGGCGCAGCCATATTCACCTACCTGAGGCCACAGTCAGCCTCCTcaatggaagaagagaagatggTTGCTCTATTCTATTCTGTGGTGGCACCTATGTTGAACCCATTGATCTACAGCTTGAGGAATAAGGAAGTTATGGCTGCTCTCCAGAAAGTTTCAGAGAAATTCAGAGATAAAGGATAA